One genomic segment of Fusobacterium nucleatum includes these proteins:
- a CDS encoding glycosyltransferase family 9 protein: protein MEIKRILVSRTDKIGDLILSIPSFFMLKKMYPNAELVVIVRKYNVDIVKNLPYIDRIVIIDEYSKAGLLEKIAYFKADVFIALYNDSYIASLARASKAKIRIGPISKLNSFFTYNKGVLQKRSLSLKNEGQYNLDLVTKLDRKRFAILYELNTKLILTDENKKVADVYFKENSIEGKTLVVNPFIGGSAKNITDEQYISILKKVKEKMPNLNIIITSYTTDEERTEKLCKDIGKDKIFAFSNGASILNTASIIDRADVYFGASTGPTHIAGALGKKIVAIYPHKKTQSPTRWGVLGNSNVKYIIPDENNPNEDYNNPYFDNFTEDMEDKIVKAILEALK from the coding sequence ATGGAAATTAAAAGAATTTTAGTTTCAAGAACAGATAAAATAGGAGATTTAATTCTATCAATACCAAGTTTTTTTATGTTAAAGAAAATGTATCCTAATGCAGAACTTGTAGTTATTGTTAGGAAGTATAATGTGGATATAGTAAAAAATCTCCCATATATTGATAGAATTGTAATAATTGATGAATATAGCAAGGCAGGGCTTTTAGAGAAAATTGCTTATTTTAAGGCAGATGTTTTTATAGCTTTATATAATGATAGTTATATTGCCTCTCTTGCTAGAGCAAGTAAAGCTAAGATTAGAATAGGACCTATTTCTAAATTAAATTCATTTTTTACATACAATAAAGGTGTTCTACAAAAAAGATCTTTATCTCTTAAAAATGAAGGACAGTATAATTTAGACTTAGTTACAAAACTTGATAGAAAAAGATTTGCAATATTATATGAATTAAATACTAAATTGATACTTACTGATGAGAATAAAAAAGTGGCTGATGTATACTTTAAAGAAAATTCTATTGAAGGAAAAACTTTAGTTGTAAATCCTTTTATAGGAGGCTCTGCTAAAAATATAACTGATGAACAATACATTAGTATTCTTAAAAAAGTAAAAGAAAAAATGCCAAACTTAAATATTATTATTACAAGTTATACAACAGATGAAGAAAGAACAGAAAAGCTTTGCAAGGATATTGGAAAAGATAAAATTTTTGCTTTTTCCAATGGAGCAAGTATTTTAAACACTGCCTCAATCATAGATAGAGCAGATGTGTATTTTGGTGCTTCAACAGGTCCAACTCATATTGCAGGGGCATTAGGGAAAAAGATTGTAGCTATCTATCCTCATAAAAAAACTCAAAGCCCTACTAGATGGGGAGTTTTAGGAAATTCTAATGTAAAATATATAATTCCTGATGAAAATAATCCAAATGAAGATTATAACAATCCATACTTTGATAATTTTACAGAAGATATGGAAGATAAGATTGTTAAAGCAATATTAGAGGCATTAAAATGA
- a CDS encoding glycosyltransferase family 2 protein produces MTLTVAMITLNEEKNLERTLKSVQDFADEIVIVDSGSTDKTEEIAKKFGAKFVYQQWLGYGPQRNRAIELSTSDWILNIDADEEISPELANKIKGIKENSRYKVYKINFMSVCFNKKIKHGGWSNTYRIRLFRKNAGSYNENSVHEEFVTNQEIVKLHKYIYHHSYSDLADYFKKFNKYTTLGAIEYYKKGKKARLISIVLSPLYKFIRMYIIRLGFLDGLEGFLLATTSSLYTMVKYYKLREIYKNGSYIEGEENNGN; encoded by the coding sequence ATGACTTTAACCGTTGCAATGATAACATTAAATGAAGAAAAAAACTTAGAAAGAACCTTAAAATCTGTGCAAGATTTTGCAGACGAAATAGTAATTGTAGATAGTGGTTCAACTGATAAGACAGAAGAAATAGCTAAAAAATTTGGAGCAAAATTTGTATATCAACAATGGCTTGGTTATGGTCCACAAAGAAATAGAGCTATTGAACTCTCAACTTCTGATTGGATACTAAATATTGATGCAGATGAGGAAATTTCACCAGAACTTGCAAATAAAATAAAAGGAATTAAAGAAAATAGTCGTTATAAGGTTTATAAAATAAATTTTATGTCTGTATGTTTTAACAAAAAAATAAAGCATGGTGGTTGGAGTAACACATATAGAATAAGACTTTTTAGAAAAAATGCTGGAAGCTATAATGAAAATAGTGTTCATGAAGAATTTGTGACAAATCAAGAAATAGTAAAACTTCATAAGTATATTTATCATCATAGTTATTCAGATTTAGCTGATTATTTTAAAAAATTTAATAAATATACAACATTAGGAGCTATTGAATATTATAAAAAAGGTAAAAAAGCTAGACTTATTTCAATAGTATTAAGCCCATTATATAAATTTATAAGAATGTATATAATAAGACTTGGCTTTTTAGATGGACTTGAAGGTTTTTTGTTAGCCACAACAAGTTCACTTTACACTATGGTTAAGTATTATAAATTAAGAGAAATATATAAAAATGGATCCTATATTGAAGGGGAAGAAAATAATGGAAATTAA
- a CDS encoding polysaccharide deacetylase family protein — MVYILIIIAILFILLIAFNKSAVPVFLYHQVNPISSNVNPEIFEEHLKIIKKYNMETITISEYYNNNINKNSMLLTFDDGYYDNFKYVFPLLKKYNMKATIFLNTLYIMDKRENEPEIKDNNTVNLEAMKKYIENGKATINQYMSWEEIKEMYYSGLIDFQAHSHKHMAIFKDIKIEGLTKKDEMEAPELYLYGELENNFPIFAKRGEYSGKAKIIKKEFFRTFKKFYEENIENKIADKNEILKKCQEFIDENSKYFFDESEAEYKKRIEEDYLENKKLIEKNIGNQVKFFCWPWGHRSKETIEILKELGVVGFISTKKGTNSMKPNWDMIRRIELRKYTPKKFKINLLVARNLILGKIYGWIS, encoded by the coding sequence ATGGTATATATTTTGATAATAATAGCTATATTATTTATATTACTTATTGCTTTTAATAAAAGTGCAGTACCAGTTTTTCTATATCATCAAGTGAATCCTATTTCTTCAAATGTGAATCCTGAAATATTTGAGGAACATTTAAAGATTATTAAAAAATATAATATGGAAACTATAACAATTTCAGAATATTATAACAATAATATAAATAAAAATTCTATGCTTTTAACTTTTGATGATGGATACTATGATAATTTTAAATATGTATTTCCATTGTTAAAGAAATATAATATGAAAGCAACTATTTTTTTAAATACTTTATACATTATGGATAAAAGAGAAAATGAGCCTGAAATAAAAGATAATAACACTGTAAATTTAGAAGCTATGAAAAAATATATTGAAAATGGTAAAGCAACTATCAATCAATATATGTCTTGGGAAGAAATAAAAGAGATGTATTATAGTGGTCTGATTGATTTTCAAGCACATTCTCATAAACATATGGCAATATTTAAAGATATTAAGATAGAAGGACTTACAAAAAAAGATGAAATGGAAGCACCTGAATTATATTTATATGGAGAACTTGAAAATAATTTTCCTATTTTTGCTAAAAGAGGAGAATATTCAGGAAAAGCTAAGATAATAAAAAAAGAATTTTTTAGAACTTTTAAAAAATTTTATGAAGAAAATATTGAAAATAAAATTGCAGATAAAAATGAAATTTTAAAAAAATGTCAAGAATTTATTGATGAAAATTCTAAATACTTTTTTGATGAAAGTGAAGCTGAATATAAAAAAAGAATAGAAGAAGATTATTTGGAAAATAAAAAACTAATAGAAAAAAATATAGGAAATCAAGTTAAATTTTTCTGTTGGCCTTGGGGACATAGAAGCAAAGAAACGATTGAAATTTTAAAAGAACTAGGAGTTGTTGGATTTATTTCAACTAAAAAAGGAACTAACTCTATGAAACCTAATTGGGATATGATAAGAAGAATTGAGCTTAGAAAATATACTCCTAAAAAATTTAAGATTAATTTATTAGTAGCTAGGAATTTGATTTTAGGTAAAATTTATGGTTGGATATCATAA
- the hemL gene encoding glutamate-1-semialdehyde 2,1-aminomutase, with amino-acid sequence MVFKNSIDLYKKAVELIPGGVNSPVRAFKSVNREAPIFIKKGEGAKIWDEDDNEYIDYICSWGPLILGHNHPKVIEEIKKIIENGSSYGLPTKYEVDLAELIVDIVPSIEKVRLTTSGTEATMSAVRLARAYTQRNKILKFEGCYHGHSDALLVKSGSGLLTEGYQDSNGITDGVLKDTLTLPFGDIEKVKEILKNKDVACVIVEPIPANMGLIETHKEFLQRLRKVTEETGTILIFDEVISGFRLALGGAQEFFGITPDLTTLGKIIGGGYPVGAFGGKKEIMDLVAPVGRVYHAGTLSGNPIASKAGFATISYLKENPNIYEELEEKTNYLIDNIEILAKKYFVNVCVNSMGSLFTIFFVDVDKVENLEDSLKSNTENFSIYFNTMLENGIVVPPSQFEAHFLSMAHTKKELNRTLEVIEIAFKKIGEKNGK; translated from the coding sequence ATGGTTTTTAAAAATTCTATTGATTTATACAAAAAAGCTGTTGAATTAATTCCGGGTGGAGTTAATAGTCCTGTGAGAGCATTTAAGTCAGTAAATAGAGAAGCACCCATTTTTATAAAAAAAGGTGAGGGAGCTAAAATTTGGGATGAAGATGACAATGAATATATTGATTATATTTGTTCATGGGGTCCATTAATATTGGGACATAACCACCCAAAAGTTATAGAAGAAATTAAAAAAATTATTGAAAATGGAAGCTCTTATGGATTACCAACAAAATATGAAGTTGATTTAGCTGAATTGATTGTTGATATTGTTCCTTCTATTGAAAAAGTTAGACTTACTACTTCTGGAACAGAAGCAACTATGTCAGCAGTAAGACTTGCAAGAGCTTATACTCAAAGAAATAAAATTTTAAAATTTGAAGGTTGCTATCATGGACATTCAGATGCTTTACTTGTTAAATCAGGTTCTGGTTTACTGACAGAAGGATATCAAGATAGCAATGGAATAACAGATGGAGTTTTAAAGGATACTTTGACTTTACCTTTTGGAGATATTGAAAAAGTAAAAGAAATTTTAAAAAATAAAGATGTAGCCTGTGTTATAGTTGAACCTATCCCTGCTAATATGGGACTTATTGAAACTCATAAAGAATTTTTACAAAGACTTAGAAAAGTTACAGAAGAAACAGGAACTATTTTAATTTTTGATGAAGTTATATCTGGGTTTAGATTAGCACTTGGAGGTGCTCAAGAATTTTTTGGAATAACTCCTGATTTAACAACTCTTGGAAAAATAATTGGAGGAGGTTATCCTGTTGGAGCTTTTGGAGGAAAAAAAGAAATTATGGATTTAGTTGCTCCTGTTGGTAGAGTTTATCATGCTGGTACATTATCTGGAAATCCAATAGCTTCAAAAGCAGGTTTTGCAACTATAAGCTATTTAAAAGAAAACCCAAATATTTATGAAGAATTGGAAGAAAAAACTAATTATTTAATTGATAATATTGAAATCTTGGCTAAAAAATATTTTGTTAATGTTTGTGTAAATTCTATGGGTTCTCTTTTTACTATCTTCTTTGTTGATGTAGATAAAGTTGAAAATCTTGAAGATTCTTTAAAATCAAATACTGAAAATTTTTCTATATATTTTAATACTATGCTAGAAAATGGTATTGTTGTTCCTCCATCACAATTTGAAGCTCATTTCTTATCAATGGCTCATACTAAAAAAGAGCTTAATAGAACTCTTGAAGTTATAGAAATAGCATTTAAAAAGATAGGTGAAAAAAATGGCAAATAA
- a CDS encoding bifunctional precorrin-2 dehydrogenase/sirohydrochlorin ferrochelatase has product MANKFFPVSINLNNKNILVIGAGKIALRKTEMLLNYNCNINVITKDILEEKFLELEKSNKIKIFKNQEFEEKFLENIFLVVVATDNETLNKKISQLCMSKNILVNNVTSKDDMNVRFASIYEKNDIQIAISTNANPKKAVEIKNKIKNIFEK; this is encoded by the coding sequence ATGGCAAATAAATTTTTTCCTGTTTCAATAAATTTGAATAATAAAAATATTCTAGTTATTGGAGCAGGAAAAATAGCACTAAGAAAAACTGAAATGTTATTAAATTATAATTGTAACATTAATGTTATAACAAAAGATATTTTAGAAGAAAAATTTTTAGAATTAGAAAAGAGTAATAAAATAAAAATTTTTAAAAATCAGGAATTTGAAGAAAAATTTTTAGAAAATATTTTTTTAGTTGTAGTTGCAACTGATAATGAAACATTAAATAAAAAGATTTCTCAACTATGTATGAGTAAAAATATTTTAGTTAATAATGTTACTTCAAAAGATGATATGAATGTAAGATTTGCTAGTATCTATGAAAAAAATGATATACAAATTGCAATCTCTACCAATGCTAATCCTAAAAAAGCAGTGGAGATAAAAAATAAAATTAAAAATATTTTTGAGAAATAA
- the secG gene encoding preprotein translocase subunit SecG yields MSTLLNVLLFLSAFILIVLVLIQPDRSHGMTASMGLGASNTIFGINKDGGPLARATEVVATLFIICSLLLYLTR; encoded by the coding sequence ATGTCAACATTATTAAATGTCTTATTATTTTTATCGGCTTTTATACTAATAGTTTTAGTTTTAATACAACCTGATAGAAGCCATGGAATGACTGCAAGTATGGGGCTAGGAGCTTCAAATACTATATTTGGAATAAATAAAGATGGAGGACCTTTAGCAAGAGCAACAGAAGTAGTTGCAACATTATTTATAATTTGTTCTCTATTACTTTACCTAACTCGTTAG
- the plsY gene encoding glycerol-3-phosphate 1-O-acyltransferase PlsY produces the protein MAFFCLIVLTYFIGAIPSGVWIGKAFKGIDVRDYGSKNSGATNSYRVLGAKLGVVVLIMDVLKGFIPLYIASNFNLMYNDLVILGLVAILAHTFSCFISFKGGKGVATSLGVFLFLIPVITLILLAIFILVAYFTKFISLASITAAFLLPIFTFFTHRDSYLFALSVIIAVFVIYRHKTNISRLLSGTENKFKF, from the coding sequence ATGGCTTTTTTTTGTTTAATAGTACTTACATATTTTATAGGAGCAATTCCAAGTGGAGTATGGATAGGAAAAGCTTTTAAAGGTATTGATGTAAGAGATTATGGAAGTAAAAATAGTGGTGCTACAAATTCATATAGAGTTTTAGGTGCAAAATTAGGTGTAGTTGTTTTAATAATGGATGTCTTAAAAGGTTTTATACCTCTTTATATTGCTAGTAACTTTAATCTAATGTATAATGATTTAGTTATTTTAGGTTTAGTTGCAATTTTAGCTCATACATTTTCTTGTTTTATATCTTTTAAAGGTGGAAAAGGGGTTGCAACTAGTTTAGGAGTTTTCTTATTTCTAATACCTGTTATAACTTTGATATTATTAGCAATTTTTATTTTAGTTGCTTATTTTACTAAATTTATTTCATTAGCATCTATAACGGCGGCTTTTTTATTGCCAATTTTTACTTTTTTCACTCATAGAGATTCATATTTATTTGCATTATCAGTTATAATAGCAGTTTTTGTTATATATAGACACAAAACAAATATTTCAAGATTACTTAGTGGAACAGAAAATAAATTCAAATTTTAA
- the dnaN gene encoding DNA polymerase III subunit beta, translating to MHIKVNRQNFLSAIRIVEKSVKENKIKPILSCIYAKVKGNKIYFTGTNLDTTIKTSIDVNEVIREGEVAFYYSIIDEYLKEIKDEFVVLRVENGNILFIETEDSTTEYDVFSAEDYPNTFENIVLNENNFKFEMPSQELVNIFEKVLFSADTPDNIAMNCIRIESILKHLHFVSTNTYRLTFLKKNIDKDIPDFSVSVPADTISSIIKIIKGLDNEVIKIYKEDAHLYFQYKDTTIITKLIELRFPNYAEILSNISYDKKLHMNNDKLTNLLKRILIFSRSNSESKYSSTYEFKHNEENENKMAISALNEIARINEELDVNFEGEDLKISLNSKYLLEFIQNIPKEKELVLEFMYSNSAVKVYEKDNDEYIYILMPLALRE from the coding sequence ATGCACATTAAAGTTAATAGACAAAATTTTTTATCAGCAATTAGAATTGTTGAAAAATCGGTTAAAGAAAATAAAATAAAACCTATACTTTCTTGTATTTATGCTAAGGTTAAAGGAAATAAAATATATTTTACAGGAACAAACTTAGACACAACAATAAAGACTTCTATTGATGTAAATGAAGTTATAAGAGAAGGAGAAGTTGCTTTTTATTATTCTATAATAGATGAATATTTAAAAGAAATAAAAGACGAATTTGTTGTTTTAAGAGTTGAAAATGGTAATATTCTATTTATTGAAACAGAGGATTCTACAACAGAATATGATGTATTCAGTGCAGAAGATTATCCTAACACTTTTGAAAATATTGTCCTAAATGAAAATAATTTTAAATTTGAAATGCCTAGCCAAGAATTAGTAAATATTTTTGAAAAGGTTTTATTCTCAGCTGATACTCCTGATAATATAGCCATGAACTGTATTAGAATTGAAAGTATTTTAAAACATTTACATTTTGTATCAACTAATACTTATCGTTTAACTTTCTTAAAAAAGAATATAGATAAGGATATTCCAGATTTTTCAGTTAGTGTTCCAGCTGATACAATTTCATCAATTATTAAAATTATAAAAGGTTTAGATAATGAAGTAATAAAAATATATAAAGAAGATGCTCATTTATACTTCCAGTATAAAGACACTACTATAATAACAAAATTAATAGAATTAAGATTCCCTAACTATGCTGAAATATTATCAAATATATCTTATGATAAAAAATTGCATATGAATAATGACAAGTTAACTAATTTATTAAAAAGAATCTTAATTTTTTCAAGAAGTAATTCAGAATCTAAGTATTCATCAACTTATGAATTTAAACATAATGAAGAAAATGAAAATAAAATGGCTATTTCTGCTTTAAATGAAATCGCTAGAATAAATGAAGAATTAGATGTAAATTTTGAAGGGGAAGATTTAAAAATATCTTTAAATTCTAAATATTTACTAGAATTTATCCAAAATATTCCTAAAGAAAAAGAATTAGTTTTAGAATTTATGTATTCTAATTCAGCAGTAAAAGTATATGAAAAAGATAATGATGAATATATTTATATATTAATGCCATTAGCATTAAGAGAGTAG